A genomic segment from Pediococcus acidilactici encodes:
- the ftsL gene encoding cell division protein FtsL codes for MAQNNDYAGRSRMINEPTSIAGVGRKELKKAREVVTARQLPLSKFEKFLITFCGFILVGLMLTVVSGKISLSNAQHKLEATQEKTTALSSKNTTMKQEVNQLSDQNRLNKVAKKAGLSLKSENIRNVNK; via the coding sequence ATGGCTCAAAATAATGATTATGCTGGTCGTTCAAGAATGATTAACGAACCAACTTCAATTGCCGGAGTAGGAAGAAAAGAACTAAAAAAAGCCCGGGAGGTTGTAACTGCTCGACAACTGCCCTTGTCGAAGTTTGAAAAGTTTTTGATAACATTTTGCGGATTTATTTTGGTAGGCTTAATGCTGACCGTCGTTTCTGGTAAAATAAGTTTATCTAATGCACAGCATAAACTTGAAGCAACCCAAGAGAAAACGACGGCCTTGTCCAGCAAAAACACAACTATGAAGCAAGAGGTTAATCAATTATCCGACCAAAATCGGTTGAACAAAGTTGCTAAAAAGGCAGGCCTTTCTCTTAAATCAGAGAATATAAGGAATGTAAA